Within Macaca nemestrina isolate mMacNem1 chromosome X, mMacNem.hap1, whole genome shotgun sequence, the genomic segment CAAGAGATCAcggctgctttttaaaaaaattgtccaaGTTTATGGGGTAACAAGTGCTTTTgtagctgggcgccgtggctcatgtctgtaatcccagcactttgggaggccgagacgggcacatcatctgaggtcaggagttcgagaccagcctggtcaacatggtgaaaccccgtctctacaaaaattacaaaaaaattagccgggcatggtggcggatgcctgtgatcccagctactcgggaggctgaagcaggagaattgcttgaacccaggaggtggaggctgcagtgatccaagattgcgccactgcactccagcctgggcgataagagtgaaacgccatctcaaaaaaataaaaaaataaataaataaaataaacaagtgcTTTTGTTACATGCACAGATTGTATAGCGCTGAAGTCAGGGTTCTTAGAGCATACATCAGCCAAATAATGTACATcatacccattaagtaatttctcatccttcaccctctcccacctcctccacctttatatatatatatatatgaatcatatatatatgattcgAGAAGGAATctcgcttttgtcgcccaggctggagtacaatggcatgatctcagctcactgcaacctccgcctcctgggttcaagcgattctcctgcctcagcttcctgagtagctgggattacaggcgcctgccaccatgcccggctaatttttgtacttttagtagagacggggtttcgccacgtggccaggctggtctcgaactcctgacctcaggtgatctgcctgcctcggcctcccaaagtgctgggattacaggtgtgaaccaccaatCCCGGCCCCCCTCCACCTTTTGAGTCTCCATTTAATGCCATCACTGAGAGTGGGTTCCAGATAAAAAGGGGGAGTTTGGCCCAATTTTCTCTTGCTCTAATgcatgctctcttgccctttgcgcatgttatgatgcagcaagaaggccctcaccagatgccaacACCACTGGGCTTCCctgcctacagaactgtgagccaaatcaatctcttttccttataaattacccagtctgtggtattgttATAGAGCAGCAAATGGATGAAGACACTCCTCTTCCCCTCACACATACCCACGCTGTCACATTTGTTGTGCAtttccattttatcattttaaaatgcataggAATGTTTATCTGTGTATAATTTGAATTTATATGCATGACACAATGCCACATTCTATATTTCCATGTTTCCCCCGCCAGCACAGCACCATTTTTAGAATTCACCAGGTTGCTGAGGGAACACTTTGTGCTTGCTTGTAAATGCTACACTCACAGTGTCACACCCTTTCTCCACAGACAGACACTGAGGTGCCCTCCATTTGCCCACTCCCACAAAACACTGCAGGGCTTTTTTCCTGCCCACCCCTTTATGGGCCTGTGAGAATTTCTctggcatatatatacatatccacCAGCAGCATGTGAGGGTCCCCACCATGGGACAGAAGACACCTGACAGGGCTTACTCGGATGGCACAAGCCACCTCCTGGAGTTGGGCAACCCTGTCACGCACTGAGGAGACTGCTCTGGCTCAAGGCCATTCAGCAAAGAGCAGAGCTGGAGCAGGAGCATGGTCTGCTAAGCAGTCACCGCCCACATCCACACCCGCCTGCCATCTCCCTCGGCAGGAGAGGGCGAGAGCTGACAGAGTGCCGCTGCTGGAAGACACCACACAGTCAGCCAGTGACTGCTGGACCCCGGTGTTCACCTGTTGAGCTGTCTTGGTCTTGtgcttctccttcttctctttgcCCTCCTTCGAGGGTGCCCCCGTCTCCTTATGCCCATCGGCCGACTGCTCCAGGGCGGGAACATAGGTCCGCCTCTCCCCATCCCAGTACAGGTACTGCTGGCTTTGAGCATTGTAGTAATACTGAGGGAGGAGGAGTGAAGAAGGGATGTGAGGGAAGACCTTGTGAAGGGAACCTGCAGGGCCAGCTGCCCCCGATGCGACCTGACCCGACCCCATCCCTCTCTGCCCTCTCTGGGCTGCCCTATCACCTGGGAGTTGGGGTCATAGTAGAGGCCGGTCTGGGGGTCATAGTAGTAGCCGGAGGTCTCATCGTACTGGTAGGTGGAGACATCGGGAACAGCTAGGGGGTGAGGGGAGCGGGGTCACACTCTTCCCTGCTTTATTAAGAACTCCCCATCCCTACCCACAGGCTGTGGGTACTCACGGTACTGGCTGTAGGATTCCTGGGCAGTGGGGCTGGTGGCCGGTGGGAGAGCAGAACTAGGATGGGTAGGGCTCTGGAGCTCAGATTTGAGCACAGCGGGTGACATGATGGTATACGACTGGTCATGGGGCCAGACAGGAGAACAGGGCTCAGTGTCTGCCCATGCCACCCCTGccacctgcctgcctccctgGGATACATACCCACAGGGCTCACTCACCTGGCTGTTGGCAGCAGTGCCCTGGCTGCTGCTTGCCTCGGCTGATTGTTGGTAGATGCCAGGGGCAGCACCAGGCTGGGCGCGAGAGAAAGCCTGCATCGACACAGAGTCAGCCCCAGgctctagggaggcctcaggacctGTAAGGAAGGACAGGGAAGGGAGAATGCCTGTGAATAATGGGGCCGGGGACTCTATGCCTGCTGGCCCCCACCACAGCTGCAGAGAGAGATGCTGGGGCTCACCCGCTCCGGTGGGGTCCCCTTTGGTTCCAGTGATGCCAGGGCCCTTGGTGCCCTTGAGGTAGCCATGGGCATAGAGGGAAGACTCTGTGCCCTGGCTGTTGCCATAGCCCTCATCCTGTTGGTAGTAGCTGTAGTCGACCGGCGGCTCCTCGGAGGTGGCCCAGGCACCCTCCCCACCTTGGGAGGCCTGAAGGGCAGGTGGGAGGGGTTCATTAGAACAGGAAGGTGTGGGGATGGGGAGGTGGGGAACCTGCTAGAAGCATCTGTCCCACACGTGGGGCTAGTGTTTCTACCTGACAGAAAAGCATGCAGCCTAAGACAAGTGGAAAGCAAGGGTTGCCTGGCCACAAGAGAACAAATAGGCCAGTGGCAAACACAAGACATAAAAACAGACGAACGCCAAAATGTTCCAGGGCTGATTCTGCTGATTctgctgtgtgtggtgtgtgtgttgggtgtcaGGCCAAGGAAGACACCATCTTCTCACTTCTTTATTCTCTTCTCCCAATTTTCTCTCAACCacttatacattatttttattcgGGAACATATGATATGtgtatatcatatatgtatatattacatataaggATATGTGTATATCATACCAATTCAGGACAATAAAAACCCCACCAAACAGAACAGAATGCCAGGCACAATGGCGTCGTACATGAGCGCATGGGAGGCAATTGGGAAGAAAGCTACGGTGATGATGAAGGGGAATGTCCCAGGGGGTCTAGAGAGCCAGGAGCAAGGTAGAATGGCCATGCCAGCTACTGGGAGAGGGTTTTGCATCCATGGATAGCAAGCCAGCCTTCCTGCTTCAGAGAGGGTGCAGGAGGGTTGAGAAAGCCCAGGTCTCAGGACGCTGGGAGGCACAAGGGGTCTGAGTACCTGTGAGATGGCCCACTGGGCCGCAGCAATGGCAGTGCTGGCCACAGAGGCAGCACTGATGCGACTGCCTTCATTGGAGGCCATGTCCCTGAGGAGGATGTTAGAGACTGGGAGTGAGATGGGAGGCCCCAAGCGGTGGGGGGgagtgggagggtggggaggggaagggtgggaaggcACATAGGTGGGGCCCTGACCTCTTAGAACCCTTGGCAAACTCAACATTGATGGTCTTGCCGTCGATGGTGAGTGGTGGGTGCAGGGCTTGCAGGATCTGCAGCAGCTGGGCTGCCTCCTGTGGGAGGAGGTGAGGCAGGGACAGAAGGGTCAGGCCCGGGGAGGCCCCCGGCTCCATTGCCCGGTTTCCAGGCTGGGGGCCGCGGTAGGAGGCTGGGGAAAGggaccctcctccccaccctgggGGCCGGGACCCTGGCTGCCCGGCCCCCAACTGTGCCGCCCTCACCACGATGGTGGAGAGCTGGATGAAGGCAAAGCCGCGGTTCAGTTGGGTCTGCTTGTCCTTTATGACGCGCACGTTGGAGGAGGACAGCACTGCGTAGGGTGCCAGGGCCCCCAGGATAGAATCCATGGTGCTGTGTGGGTTCAGGTTGCGCAAAATGATGGCTGTGGGAAGGGGCCCAGTGTTAGAGGACGCCCCCGGCACTCTTGCCAGCCCTGCCCTTCAATGCCCCCCACCGCTCCCtttcctctgcccccacccccccatGCCTCTGCAACTGCCGCTTCCCTCACTGCTTCCTCCGGGATCAACTCTGCTTGGCAGTCCAGGTGCCAGGCTGGCTGCCTGTCTACTGAGAACCTTCCCGACACACCCCCAAAGTCAGGTAGGATATTGCCACTCCCTCTGCTCTCCCTACATCAAATGTCTATCCCCGCACCAAGTGGAGATTCCATGAGGATGAGGTCCTGCTCACTGCCATTTCTCTGGTCTTGGTGAGCCCAGCCCAGACACCCTAGGGCACAGAGGAAGAAGGAACAACTGACTCACTGTCATTGGCGTTCTCTGAGCTTGGCTCTGAGCCTTGTGACAGGGCTTGGGAGGCCAGGACTCCCTGGGCCTGGTAGGGCTGCGGCAGGGGAAGCAGGCCCTGGCTCAGCTCCCGGCCACCCAGTGGCAGTGTCTGCTGATCCAGTCTCGTGCCGAGGGGCAGCTTCTGCTCTGCCTCTGTCAGGGGCGGTGGGAGACAGGCTGGTGATAAGGGGGAGGCTCCATGACTGGTCACCCTCCTCCCTATACCAAGCCTTGAGCACAGACCCCTCACCTTCCCTTCTCCCCAATTGCCCCGCCCTGGGGAGTGCGAGGGGTAGGTGGGCCTCACCTGACTTGGGCACGCCACATTTGAAGCACTTCTCTCGGCGTTTGAAGTTCTGGACGCCACACTGTGAGGCACAGGCCAGGCCGTCAGAGGGAGCAGGGATTTCCCACTGCACCCTCCAAACTTGGATGCAGAGATCTCCCAGGGACCCCGCAGTGCCCCAGGAAGGAAAGTCCCCAGGCAAGGGTGGCAGGTGCCTTCTGAACCTTCTGATGTGGTTCTCAGTACTGTGCATCTTCCCTTTCCAGACTCTCATTTGTTCTCTGTGCCAGCCCGCTCAGCTCAGGAATGAACAACTCCCCCCTTGTTACAACaactccctcctctccttcctctgccttcttaAGGCCACCAACTCCCAGGACTGTTCCCCGCCTCACGTATTCAATCCCTTTATTAGGTTCCTCTCCCTGAAACTTGCTTCTCTATTCAGAAACCTTTCAGCGTTTCAGCCCTAGAAGTCAGTAGCCTCTGGCCAGACCTGCACCCCTCCTCTTAGCTCTAGGACTGGGTTGGATCCTGCTTTGCTTGAGAAATTTTCCTTGAATGTTCCAGCATCTGGATACCCAGCTTCTACTACATTCC encodes:
- the LOC105463760 gene encoding RNA-binding protein 10 isoform X8; this translates as MEYERRGGRGDRTGRYGATDRSQDDGGENRSRDHDYRDMDYRSYPREYGSQEGKHDYDDSSEEQSAEIRGQLQSHGVQAREVRLMRNKSSGQSRGFAFVEFSHLQDATRWMEANQHSLNILGQKVSMHYSDPKPKINEDWLCNKCGVQNFKRREKCFKCGVPKSEAEQKLPLGTRLDQQTLPLGGRELSQGLLPLPQPYQAQGVLASQALSQGSEPSSENANDTIILRNLNPHSTMDSILGALAPYAVLSSSNVRVIKDKQTQLNRGFAFIQLSTIEAAQLLQILQALHPPLTIDGKTINVEFAKGSKRDMASNEGSRISAASVASTAIAAAQWAISQASQGGEGAWATSEEPPVDYSYYQQDEGYGNSQGTESSLYAHGYLKGTKGPGITGTKGDPTGAGPEASLEPGADSVSMQAFSRAQPGAAPGIYQQSAEASSSQGTAANSQSYTIMSPAVLKSELQSPTHPSSALPPATSPTAQESYSQYPVPDVSTYQYDETSGYYYDPQTGLYYDPNSQYYYNAQSQQYLYWDGERRTYVPALEQSADGHKETGAPSKEGKEKKEKHKTKTAQQIAKDMERWARSLNKQKENFKNSFQPISSLRDDERRESATADAGYAILEKKGALAERQHTSMDLPKLASDDRPSPPRGLVAAYSGESDSEEEQERGGPEREEKLTDWQKLACLLCRRQFPSKEALIRHQQLSGLHKQNLEIHRRAHLSENELEALEKNDMEQMKYRDRAAERREKYGIPEPPEPKRRKYGGISTASVDFEQPTRDGLGSDNIGSRMLQAMGWKEGSGLGRKKQGIVTPIEAQTRVRGSGLGARGSSYGVTSTESYKETLHKTMVTRFNEAQ
- the LOC105463760 gene encoding RNA-binding protein 10 isoform X7, with the protein product MEYERRGGRGDRTGRYGATDRSQDDGGENRSRDHDYRDMDYRSYPREYGSQEGKHDYDDSSEEQSAEIRGQLQSHGVQAREVRLMRNKSSGQSRGFAFVEFSHLQDATRWMEANQHSLNILGQKVSMHYSDPKPKINEDWLCNKCGVQNFKRREKCFKCGVPKSEAEQKLPLGTRLDQQTLPLGGRELSQGLLPLPQPYQAQGVLASQALSQGSEPSSENANDTIILRNLNPHSTMDSILGALAPYAVLSSSNVRVIKDKQTQLNRGFAFIQLSTIVEAAQLLQILQALHPPLTIDGKTINVEFAKGSKRDMASNEGSRISAASVASTAIAAAQWAISQASQGGEGAWATSEEPPVDYSYYQQDEGYGNSQGTESSLYAHGYLKGTKGPGITGTKGDPTGAGPEASLEPGADSVSMQAFSRAQPGAAPGIYQQSAEASSSQGTAANSQSYTIMSPAVLKSELQSPTHPSSALPPATSPTAQESYSQYPVPDVSTYQYDETSGYYYDPQTGLYYDPNSQYYYNAQSQQYLYWDGERRTYVPALEQSADGHKETGAPSKEGKEKKEKHKTKTAQQIAKDMERWARSLNKQKENFKNSFQPISSLRDDERRESATADAGYAILEKKGALAERQHTSMDLPKLASDDRPSPPRGLVAAYSGESDSEEEQERGGPEREEKLTDWQKLACLLCRRQFPSKEALIRHQQLSGLHKQNLEIHRRAHLSENELEALEKNDMEQMKYRDRAAERREKYGIPEPPEPKRRKYGGISTASVDFEQPTRDGLGSDNIGSRMLQAMGWKEGSGLGRKKQGIVTPIEAQTRVRGSGLGARGSSYGVTSTESYKETLHKTMVTRFNEAQ